The genomic region CAAGCCCTTGTTTACGTGCAGGATTGGGGCAAAGCGAACTTCTAGGTACTTAACGTTTTCTAGTGCCGCATCTTCGTAAAGCTCAAAAGAGATACGTTCAATCGCTTCTTCAGTTTGCATTACTTTTAATGGTAGCGCGAAACAAGCTAGGTACTCGTCTAGGTCTTTACAATCTTCAGGCACAGTAAGAGATTTAACAACCGCATCGCGGTCTTCTGGTAGCTCGATATCGTATTGTTTTGCTAATTCAATGATCGTGTCTGGACGAACGCTTCCGTCTAAGTGGCAGTGTAAATCAATCTTTGGCAGTGCTAGAAAATCCATGAGTATTCCTTAGTTCTATTATTATTTGAGCGTGTTAACTCACATGCTCTCAATTTATCAAGAACATGATATGATTAAAAGTGACTAATAATCATCATTAATCTGAATCTTAGGAATATCATGGTAGATGTTAAGAGCTTACTCAAGTGCGACATGAACTTACTGCTTTGTTTACACGTTTTATTGGAAGAACGCAGTGTGAGCAAAACTGCCGAGAGGTTGTTCCTTAGCCAATCTGCGGTCAGTAAGCAATTAACTAAACTACGAGCTTTGTTTGATGACCCTCTATTTGAGCGCGAATCGAAAGGGCTTTTTCCTACTCCTAAGGCCTCTTCGTTAGCACCTAAAATTCATCAAATCCTTCTTCAAGTCGAGCAGTTAACTGTCCCTGATGTTTTCGATGCCAAGGGCAGTGAGAGAACGTTTAATATTGATCTTGTTGAAACCGCTTATACCGCAATTTATCCTAAATTTATGCCTAACGCGCTGTCAGATGCGCCGAACATTACGGTAAATAGCAAAACTTGGAGCAGCGAAACCTTCAAGCGTTTGTTAAAGCGAGAGGTTGATTTTGGTATCGGCATTTTTGAGCTTGATGAGCGTGCTAGTACGCACATTCAAAACATCCCTTCGGAATTAAATTACGTTGAATTACTGCAAGATTATTCGGTTTGTTTGATGCGTAATGATCACCCTGCACTTGAAGAGGAGTGGGATCTACAAACGTTCCTGAAATATCGCCATATCCAGTTGGTTACAGGGGGAGCGGGTGATTGGCTATTGATGGAAGTGCTAAATTCCAAGCAGCTTGAAATCAACAAAGCCGCTAATGTTTCAGACATCACTAGTGCAATTAAGCTGTGTAAGCAGAGTGATTTGTTGATGTGTTATCCGTACAACTCGGTACGTGATTACATTGATAGTGGAGAGTTAGTGATGAAGCCCGTCCCGGTCGATTTGGTGCCAGGAGGCTTGTTCTTGCTTTGGCATAAATACTTCGATTCAGAGCCGAGCCACCGTTGGCTGAGAGAATTGATTGTTGAGCAAACCCGTTAATAAGGCTATGGGCTCATGTCTCCTTGCTTGTGTGAATTCATAGCGGACAAAAAAGTAATCTAAATATTTTCTATTTTTTTCGCGTTTATTTCGTCTTTTCAAAGTTGGCCACGTCTTAACTACGTTGTTATGGCTTTTTTAAGACGAAATAATGAAAACAAACGAAATAAGACCGACGGAAGCGTATTGGGCTTCCATCCTCAAAAATGAACAAGTACGTGCTTCATTGGTTGATATCCGTCGTGGCATTGAGCGAGAGCTGATCCGTACTCAGTCTACGGGTGATATGTCTCATCATGCTCATCCGAGCGCTCTTGGCTCGGCACTGACACACCCATATATCACAACCGACTTCGCGGAAGCACAGCTTGAGTTAGTAACTCCTGCAATGAACGATCGCAGTGCCACCTTTCACTCCCTAGCGTCTCTACATCACTTTGTCGCTATGCACTTACCAAAAGGCGAAAGCTTATGGGGAGCCAGCATGCCGCCCAAGCTCCCGGTTGATGAAGCTATTCGTATTGCAGATTATGGCAATTCTAATGCTGGGATGCTGAAAAAGCGCTACCGCGAAGGACTAGCAAATCGCTATGGCAAACGAATGCAGGTTATCTCTGGTATTCACTACAATTTTTCGCTGCCAGAAGCTTTCTGGACTGCGCTATACGATCATCAACAGCGTATAGATGGAAGCGTCAGTGAACAGACCCTAGAAGAGTTTGTATCAGAGCGCTACTTTCACATGATCCGCAATATATTACGTCATGGCTGGCTTGTTCCTTATCTATTTGGCGCATCTCCTGCGGCCGACAAAAGCTATCTATTAGGGCAAAAACATAGCCTTGAAGTGTTTGACGAAGATACGTATTTCTTGCCTTGGGCGACCTCACTGCGGATTAGTAATTTAGGGTATAGCAGTGATGAACAGTCTTCTTATCCCGTCAGCTTTAACAATCGACAGCAATATTTAGCCGATTTGTATAACGCCCTCACTCGGCCAAGCGAGCGCTATCAAAACCTTAGTTCATCTCAACAAATGAATGGTTCGGTACTACAACTAGAGAATGAGCTCTATGGCTCTGTTCGCCCTAAAATCGTTAATGATCATTTACGTCCTTTATATGCCATGTGTCACTACGGTGTGCAGTATGTTGAGCTCCGCAGTATGGATAACAACCCTTACTTGCCATTAGGCATCAGTGCTGAGCAAAGCTACTTCTTAGACATGTTATTAGTCTACAGCGCGCTCGCACCAAGCCCGGAGTTGACTGAGGAAGAGCGCCGAATTGTGACTCAACGCCAAGAGCTCGTGGCGACTCAAGGTCGTAAGCCAGGGCTGATGTTACCAACATTATCTGGCGATGTTTCTCTTGAGGATCTTGGCTCTGACTTGATGGATTCTCTTCATCAGATAGCCAAAGATTTTGACGCGACGTTTGAGACTGATTCATTTACCTCGAGCCTTCACCATGAGCGTAAAAAGTTGCACAACAGTGACTTAACACCATCCGCTCAGATACTTGCAGATATGAAAGAGCAAGGTGTTAGTCACAAGGCCTTAATACATCGCCTTTCAGACGAACACTTGGCAACCCATCGTCGACATCGTGTTGCTGAAAAAGAAATGGCGAATTTGCACGCATTGGTTAATCAGTCACTGTTCAAACAACACCTGATGGAACAGCACCAGGAGATTAGCTTTGATTCATTTTTGGAGCAGCACAATCAATTGCAGCGAGACTGCCAATTTCAAGAGGCAATAAAGTAGCGAGTTATGGATATTCTTTGGAAATTACGCGGCTATCTTAAAATGTTCAGCCGACAATATTTGATGGCGTTTGCGGTGCTGCAAATAGTGGCGGCATTAAACCTTATCCCTTCGTGGCTGATTGGGCGCATTGTTGACAGCATCAGCGAGGGTGAACTGACATTGTCACTCTTGTTGCTTTATGTTGGAGGCATTGTGGGCTCTGCATTCGCTATGTATGGGTTGCGTTATGTATGGCAAAGCAAATTGTACGGTGCAGCTATTGGTATTACGCGAGTGATGCGTCGCGAGCTATTTCATAAGTTCTCGCGTCTATCACCATCATTTTATTCTCGCCGTAGTACTGGCGACCTCATGGCGCATGCAACTAACGATTTGAATGCGGTCGAAGAGGCAACGGGCATGGGTATTATGACCCTTGTTGACTCATTGATTGCTGGGTTTACGGTGATCTTTGGCATGATCTTCGTCGTTAGTGGTTATTTGACTGCGGTGGCTCTATTACCTTTTCCACTGTTGGTTTATTTGACTCGCCGTTATGGAACGCGCTTACACACCGCGTTTGGTAAAGCGCAATCAAGCTTTTCTGAATTGAGTGAAGAAACCCGAGAAACGGTATCGGGAATCCGCGCTGTCCGTTCACATGGTATCGGCCAACGACAAGAGCAACGCTTTGCAAAAACGCTTGATGACACGCTAGATGCGAACCTTGAAGTGGCGAAAGTGGACTCAGCGTTTGGGCCAACCATCCAGTTAGTGTATGGCCTGTCATTTGTTATCTCACTTGGTTACGGAGCATGGTTGATTGAGCAGGGCAGCATTACCGTTGGTTTGTTTACCACCTTCACTTTATATCTGGGTCAACTGTTAGGCCCTTTCCTCCAATTTGGTTGGCAGTTCAATGTTTTCCAGCGTGGTAGTAAATCGTGGGATCGTTTAGACAGCTTGTTGTCAGAAGTTGAAGAGGTCGTTGAAGGAAGTAAA from Vibrio gigantis harbors:
- the gshA gene encoding glutamate--cysteine ligase → MKTNEIRPTEAYWASILKNEQVRASLVDIRRGIERELIRTQSTGDMSHHAHPSALGSALTHPYITTDFAEAQLELVTPAMNDRSATFHSLASLHHFVAMHLPKGESLWGASMPPKLPVDEAIRIADYGNSNAGMLKKRYREGLANRYGKRMQVISGIHYNFSLPEAFWTALYDHQQRIDGSVSEQTLEEFVSERYFHMIRNILRHGWLVPYLFGASPAADKSYLLGQKHSLEVFDEDTYFLPWATSLRISNLGYSSDEQSSYPVSFNNRQQYLADLYNALTRPSERYQNLSSSQQMNGSVLQLENELYGSVRPKIVNDHLRPLYAMCHYGVQYVELRSMDNNPYLPLGISAEQSYFLDMLLVYSALAPSPELTEEERRIVTQRQELVATQGRKPGLMLPTLSGDVSLEDLGSDLMDSLHQIAKDFDATFETDSFTSSLHHERKKLHNSDLTPSAQILADMKEQGVSHKALIHRLSDEHLATHRRHRVAEKEMANLHALVNQSLFKQHLMEQHQEISFDSFLEQHNQLQRDCQFQEAIK
- a CDS encoding LysR family transcriptional regulator yields the protein MVDVKSLLKCDMNLLLCLHVLLEERSVSKTAERLFLSQSAVSKQLTKLRALFDDPLFERESKGLFPTPKASSLAPKIHQILLQVEQLTVPDVFDAKGSERTFNIDLVETAYTAIYPKFMPNALSDAPNITVNSKTWSSETFKRLLKREVDFGIGIFELDERASTHIQNIPSELNYVELLQDYSVCLMRNDHPALEEEWDLQTFLKYRHIQLVTGGAGDWLLMEVLNSKQLEINKAANVSDITSAIKLCKQSDLLMCYPYNSVRDYIDSGELVMKPVPVDLVPGGLFLLWHKYFDSEPSHRWLRELIVEQTR
- a CDS encoding ABC transporter ATP-binding protein; its protein translation is MDILWKLRGYLKMFSRQYLMAFAVLQIVAALNLIPSWLIGRIVDSISEGELTLSLLLLYVGGIVGSAFAMYGLRYVWQSKLYGAAIGITRVMRRELFHKFSRLSPSFYSRRSTGDLMAHATNDLNAVEEATGMGIMTLVDSLIAGFTVIFGMIFVVSGYLTAVALLPFPLLVYLTRRYGTRLHTAFGKAQSSFSELSEETRETVSGIRAVRSHGIGQRQEQRFAKTLDDTLDANLEVAKVDSAFGPTIQLVYGLSFVISLGYGAWLIEQGSITVGLFTTFTLYLGQLLGPFLQFGWQFNVFQRGSKSWDRLDSLLSEVEEVVEGSKTLPTDTESTLDINIVSFSHGKANNRTLEAIRFSVAEGGLVGITGPTGGGKSTLLQLLMRQFPLNGRSNIKLGGYSIDELTFDSLRNKVAWVPQKPFLFSGSIMENIALAKPDATLDEIKHVAEMAGIKAEIEAMPEAFETQLREGASNLSGGQKQRLTLARALLSDADILLLDDPFSALDMKTEVVVRRNLKAHYAHKTMLLVTQRLTNLIEADHILVLNQGQIEEQGSHHQLVAKEGWYSMVYQRQSQLGKDEVIPLNSADSSSQKINETGASYA